Sequence from the Scomber scombrus chromosome 1, fScoSco1.1, whole genome shotgun sequence genome:
TTCACATGTTGGCTTCAAGCTACTTTCCGCGTCAATACAGAGAATTTACTGAAAATGATTTCAGTGGGAATCTAAGTCTTGTGAGTTTATTATTTGTAGAGtgcagaaaacatttattttcaatgtttcctgctgtttgttAGCATTTTTCCAGGAATAATTTGGCTCTAAACAAAACCTGCCattatttgtgatttttatttttactttgccTCCCTCTAGGCACCACTGGACCACAGCAGTGAGATGTCACTCTCAGACTCTGGGTTTGAGCCTGGTGGTAAGAGGAATTTCCTCCAGCTGACAGACAAAGATGGAGAGCAACCCCAGACTGTATCGGTAAGTGGCATAGAATTATCAAACTGAAttctttatttcttaatttCCAGAGTTTaagatttaatggcatctagtggaatggacttggcagaaatggaatataatatttataattaggctttaattattgtataatcacctgaaaataagaattgttgtgttttcattagaaTTAGCTCTTATCTACATCAGGAGCAGGTCTTCCTCCATGGATCCCACCATATTGCCCCGCCATGTTTCTATAGTAGcccagaacaaacaaacaaaccataaCTGGCTCTAGAGGGTCATTCACAGTTAGACTTACGGTATTTCATTAAAAGGTTtcctttctgtttgtgtgtgtttttcaggatGAGTCAAGAACAGCAGATAGCAGTGGAGTTGATGATAGTTCCCAGGAGCGGTTCATTGGGCCGCTACCAAGGGACAGCACAGCAGGCTGCAGTGGTGATTACAGCAGTCCATCTTACTCCTACTCCTCCATCCTCAGCAAATCTGACACAGGTGAGGTTTGGTCACCTATCAGATATATGATATCACTCCTTTTGTACAACCCCAGCTGACTTCTGATTTCTTGTCATTTGCCCCCACTGTAGGTTACGTGGGCTTGGTCAACCAAGCTATGACCTGCTACTTAAACAGTCTTCTACAAACACTGTACATGACCCCGGAGTTCAGAAATGCACTCTACAAGTAAGGAGTTATGTTCCTACAGGTCTATGTGGAGTTACTGGCAATATTTCAACTGTTAAAatccttcatttatttattactctATTATTCAGCTGGGAGTTTGAGGAGTCAGAAGAGGACCCTGTCACCAGCATTCCCTACCAGCTGCAAAGGCTGTTTGTTCTCCTGCAGACTAGTAAGAAACGAGCAATTGAAACCACTGATGTGACGCGGAGTTTTGGCTGGGACAGCAGTGAGGGTGAGCTTTTGTGGTCTCCTATGACTAGACTCACATGGCTTGTGTGCGTATTTGTAAGAGAGACACCATGTGCCTCTGCATCTGTACATTAtactttttgtacttttgtttttagcttGGCAACAACATGACGTCCAGGAACTGTGCAGGGTCATGTTTGATGCCCTGGAGCAAAAGTGGAAGCAGACTGAACAGGTAAGAGAAAGCAAAAACTTTGCTTAGACTTTTAACAGCAAAAAACCAGCAGCCATTCTAAGGACTCCCCccacaatcaaaacaaaaggCCTACTGTGGGGAAAAGTGAAATGTGCCAGTATGCCTCAGGGTTAGCTGGTCCTTATCTCAGGAGTGGCTATAAACTGCAAACACTTAATCCAGTGTGCGTATGTACAGCCATGTGGTCTGTACACATGAGCTCCTAGTTAGGACAAAATGAACGCATGTGATTGAACCTCATTAAAAATAAGGTCAATAACATACCACTACAATGGATAAATATTTTACTAAGTGGGAATTTTAAGTTAGAAACAGCATGTTGTAATATATGGTAATagaacataaaatacaaagatttagattatttttaagacctagttaaaatgttttatgtgaagCTTTAATTTTTAGTCAAGATGGGCATATCTCTGTTATTTAATGTCCTGTGTAGAGACACAAGACTAGTTACAGCAACTGCTCTCCATGTGCCAAATTCCATTCTCCTTTAATGCTAACATAgcatattaaaatattgttaacATGTTACTGTGCTAACTTTATGCATATTAACAAGCTAATATCAAACATGCCAGCATGCTAACTGCGCTAACGGCATTTTAGGGTTTTAGCTGTAGATCAAGCACATTTGACTGACAGAATGTAGCTTTAAACCGTTTAGCTAAGTCTCACATCATAGAGTTGATGCTGCGTTCATTTCACTATTATTGTAATCATGAGTTTCTAACTTGAAATTAACATTTACTTTCAGTTGTGACTGTGACTGAGAAACTCTGATTTTTCTGAAAGCTACAATATATCCAACTTTGTGCCTATGGGAATACTTGAAAATCAAGCTAATATGGATCCCATATGTCAGCCAAAGTCAGTTGATCAATGTAATAATGTCCAATGACTGAAGTGCTCTCAAGTTGTTAACAAGTTCTTTCCCATCTCTTCCCTCTAACATGACATAAATACTACATTATCATGATGAGCTGAACCCTCACGTTCGATAAAACCTTACATTTTTCTTCCCATAGTGGTAAGAATATAAGAACTGTCTCATTCTTAACAGTTTGTGGTGGCagagggtttcccacagcagtAAATGCACATTGAGGCTGTCTGTACTGAGGAAATTTAGCAAGAATAAATTTGGTAGCCAAAAgcaaatactttatttttacaAGTGAAACACGTCTGTGAAGGCCTGACTGTCATGCCCCCGAATCCTCAGGCTGACCTGATCAACCAGCTCTACCAGGGGAAGCTCAAGGATTATGTCCGTTGTCTCGAGTGTGGCTATGAGAGCTGGAGGATTGATACATACTTGGACATCCCTCTTGTAATCAGACCCTTCGGAGCCAGCCAGGCCTACGGCAGTGTGGTATGTttctttacattacatttatgtCAAAATTTCACATATTGGCATCACATCAAGGCTGCCATGACTTCACTTCTCACAGCTAATGTCAAATTAGTTTATGACCACTCAGTAATTAGATCTGCCTCTAAATGTACCTGTAACGAATTTTGCTGCCACAGGAGGAGGCTTTGCAGGCATTCATCCAACCAGAAACTCTGGATGGACCCAACCAGTACTTCTGTGAACGCtgcaaaaagaaatgtgacgCCCGCAAGGTGAGcacactgaaaatgtgatgtGGGAGTTGTGTTCAGAGAATACAGTGTTCTGTTATTGACCTGCGTACCTCTCTGATACATTCCTCTCTGCACAGGGTCTGAGATTTCTGCATTTTCCCTACCTGCTGACACTACAGCTGAAGCGGTTTGATTTCGATTATACCACTATGCATCGCATCAAGCTCAATGACCGCATGACTTTCCCAGAGGAGCTTGACATGAGTCCTTTCATTGATGTGGAAGATGAGGTATGGGTCAGCTCAAATTAGATTTTTTGGTcccctttttattttactgttagcCATGAGTATCAAATTATCAATTACTTGCTGTGACTCTAAGTTATGGTTGGAAAAAGATACATGTGCCACACTCGACTTCATTGTGTTTTCTGATCATGTAACATCTTTATCACGAAGTCCGGACCAGAGATACTTGGAGTTTTCTTTTGGCTGAAAACAAGGGAAAGACAAATTAATTAACACCTCTATATAGACAACATGTGACGTAttttgttttctcctgttttatcttGAAGGATGCTTgaattaatctgttaattattctcttgattaattaataagttgTTCAGtccataaaatggtgaaaattgccaatcactgtttcctaaagccaaagatgacatcctcaaatgtcctgtttttctgaccaacagtccacaacccaaatatattcagtttactgtcataaaggactaaagaaaccagaaaatattcatatctgagaagctggaatcagagaatgtGGAcgtttttatctttaaaaatgctccaaatgattaattgattgtcaTAATAGTTAATGATCAATTTAATAGTTAGCAACTAATCAATAGATTGTGAATCGAGAAATGttttcagaatttaaaaaataatcaatatggGCAAAAGTATTTTCAAAATCTACTACCAGTATTGACAACCCACAACATTTCTGTATCATTAAAAAGAAACCCCCTCTTAATTCTGATGTGCTTTtcgtttgttttgtttttttatggccTCCTCTGTAGAAGTCTCCTCAGACTGAAAGCTGCACTGACAGTGGAGCAGAGAATGAAGGTAGTTGCCACAGCGACCAGATGAGCAATGATTTTTCCACAGATGATTGTGTGGATGAGGGCATCTGCCTGGACAGCACTGGCAGCACAGAGAGGGTGTTGAAGCCAAAGGTAATCATCATCCTGAGCACTTACTGTATTGATACTGTTAATAGTTATAAATGTGctaaatgtatattaaaatgCATACAACCAAACAATACAAGCAGTTGCAGATGCTACAAGGCACAAGGGATCACTGAGAGTCAAATGAAaactatgggagattttggaagATCATTTGAAAActccaaattaatttttttcataGAACAAAAtagactgtcagagagcagtGAAGGTCTTCTGAAGGTTTGTTATGGCTCAACATCCGACTAGGACACcctgttttggtttttaatttaatttttgtctCATCTGTTGCTGCTGTGCCATTATAGTAATGAGAGGGGATTCCAGGAAATGTTTTCGAGcaactgtctgctgtcagtcaaaGCTGAAAAGTGTGACCCTTTACTTCCTTGTTTGTGTTATGTGAAATATCTGTTTCTAACTTTGCAGGTCATGGTGGTTTTCTTACATAAAactgtctctctgcatgttTTCCCCATTAATACACTCAATATTTACCGGATTCGAATGTAGCATATATTATGCCTATATCCTGTCCTTGCAAATTAAATAGTATTGGAGGATTTTAGCATTGTGAACATCAGTCCTGCATGTTGAGCTCGAATATGATGATACaagttgttttttgcttttgtctgaacaaaaatattttttttgtctaaccTCAGAGTTTACTGACCTTTGAGCTGTTCTCCGTCATGGTCCATTCGGGGAGTGCTGCAGGTGGCCACTATTATGCCTGCATCAAATCCTTCAGCGATGGCCAGTGGTACAGCTTCAATGATCAGCATGTTAGCAAGGTCAGCATCAACCCTTAAGTGACCTATTTTGTCCTCTTGCAGCACTTAAATGTCAGACAGAATGACGAATCGGACTATTTAACTGCTAGACCTATTTATacatactttattattttaagacacAAATGCACCCCATGCCCctgtcattttaaaacacacctTATTATTGGCAAAGCAATTTCTGTTGAAAGAGTGTCAGTGCCTTCTatgtgttagtttgtttttttgttgttttttttttggcactgtatagttttgacaaaaatgtaaaaaaaataaatttttatTCGTTTTTCTTTtagaacaaaacaacataaatgcGCCAACTGGGCACAAAACGCATAACATGGGGAGGATCTGAGTGTTAAATAAGACAGCAGAATcaacataaatacagtatacacacatagacacatgtACCCACACCCTTACTTATCTCGACAGCTCAGTCAGTTTACACATAGTACTCGCATATAGacacatattcacatatatacacaccaTACCCACTACTACTTGTACAGCATGTGTCTTTGTATACCACATCTTTGTTTTTACATGGGCTCATACATCTAAACCGAAAAACATAAAGATTCTGCACTTGGGAAAGGGGAAAATCCTTTTAAATTTGGAAGGTATGACTCAGGTCTTACACTTGACACATAAGAGAGCCATTTTGACCAATTTTCTTCAAAAATATCAATTTGATGTCTTAGTTTAAATGTGATCCTCTCCATCACTTATATATTATAGATTATATCAATCCATtaatttattgttggtttgtcCTTCTTAAGCCATTTTCTGGTAAAGGCCTTTTTCCATCCCACTAACAACACTCCTAACAGGTATTTATCCTGCTTTGCGTATTCTAGTCCGCTCAGATCACCAAGATACATGATTTTAAAGtttaagtacattttctttttaaaaacagcttccAGGACCCCGTGAACATCTTTCCAAAATGGAGCCACAGAGGGACAGCCCCAAAAAATATGATAGTGGTTTGCTAATGTGTTTCCACAGGAAGTCCAGCAGGCAGTCTGATTTGAATAGTTAGTCTTTTGCGCCAGAGTGCTAAAGAATCAAGTCACATTCTTCCAACTGAATTCCCTCCAGGAGGGGGAGCTTGTCATTGTCCATTGCTGTTTGCAGATCCTGTCCCACTCTTCCTGTGATACTGTGAGGCCTCCCTCTGCTTCCCATCTTTCCTTAATGTACAAAGTATGGTCACTTTTTAGATTTTGGAGAGCCTAATATAGTTTAGATATCATTTTTTGGAGGGTAGCATTTTTGTAAGCTCTTTGAAAGATGTTCAGAATTTCTTCCCTCCCTGAGGTAGCATCCCTTGGGATTTTTTTGTTCACAAAGTCTCTGATTTGTAAATACCTAAAGTGATCTTGATTTTGTAGGCCAAATTTATCCTTAAGGTCCTGGAAGCTCAGAACTGTATCCTTATCTAGGAGTGTGCAGTATGCCGTAAGCCCATTCCCTATCCAATTTTTAAACCGTGTATCATACTTATTGGGTATAAAATCTGGATCATAGGCAaaccatttaaacatttcagtctttttttctcaattgataccttttaattatttcattccATGTTTTTAGGGGGCCCATTATCCAAGGATTATTAGGGTCCGAAATGTGATTAGTTGATGAGGGGACACCAACCAAAGTATTGACTGGTAATCCCTTCACCATAAACATTTCGATGTCTTTCCATCTCGATTCATAATTTGGTATACACCATCCAACTAGTGGCCGAATTTGAGCTGCTTTATAGTAATTTCTCTGACAGGGGAGAGCCAATCCACCTTTTTTCTTTGGTAATTGTagagttttgtattttattcttgGCTTTTTCCCCGCCCATATAAATCTGGAGAGGATTTtatcaatgtgtttttaattggcAGATCACCCAGGATGATATCAGAAAGACATATGGGGGATCCTCAGGGAGCAGAGGCTATTATTCCAGTGCCTTTGCAAGGTCAGTTGTCTCTCATGTCTGTTTCACATGATATGCTTACAGTACATTGACTTATGGAATAGAACTGTAATGAACTTTGATCTTTAACCTGTAATTTACAATTTATccctgttcaaataaaaaacaagcgtGACCTTGTTTTATACTACATTCACTGACaagacattgttttttttctccctgcagcTCTACAAATGCATATATGCTGATTTATAGATTGAAAGATCCCTCAAGGAATGCAAGTaagaaattcattcatttaaatctgCTGAGACACCAACACAGATATGACAAACAGTGATGGCCTCAAGATGTTCTAGGACATCATTTATTCTCATTTATTCCGTCACATTGTTGATTCTCCTGTCTGAAAGACCTACTGCACAATCAAGTATCTGCTACTCTACAGAactgaaataagaaataatcaGAACATGTCTGGTTTAAGCtacaaaattgtatttaatatttagaaacTTTCCAAATTCATCAAAGGTATTGGTGCTGGCCATTGTTGGCCTTGGTTTACCAAAGCATGAGAATCAGTAAAAGAGAATGTGTACATGAATAAATACCAGCTATATGTTTTGATAAGATAAGTAGATTTAATGAATATATGTCTGTCCTGTCTGTAGAGTATTTAGCCGCGGATGACTTCCCAGAGCACATAAAGAGTTTGGTTCAGAAGGAGAAAGAGTCTGAAGAACAGGaaaagaggcagagggagatTGAGCGCAATACCTGCAAGGTACATGGTCATTTAGCTTGAATCAGGAACCATTGTTCCTCTGAGTGAAAATCAGTTCATGCATAGCctcttttaaaaagtatttttattacTGTCTTACTTTTCTCTGTTCAGATCAAGCTTTTCTGCATGCATCCTGTGAAAATGATGATGGAGAGCAAGCTGGAAGTGCACAAAGACAAAATTCTCAGAGAAGCAACAGAAATGGCCTACAAGGTTTgttggtttatttgttttccaGCAACATGGCATTCAAGTATCCTTGAAGGGAACTTGGTGGTGCATTCACCTGTCTGCTTCCACATAACATGTAACTTTGACAAACTGAACAATAATAAATACTGGTTATTTGTCCCAAAATACACTGATTTACTTGTGTTGTTATGTTTCTGTGTTCTGTATTTCAGATGATGGAGCTGGAGGGAGTGGTCCCTCTTGACTGCTGTCGCTTGGTGAAGTATGATGAGTTCCACGAGTACCTGGAGCGCTCCtatgagggagaggaggacacACCGATGGGCCTGCTCCTGGGAGGAGTCAAGTCCTCATACATGTTCGACTTGCTACTAGAGACCCGCAGGCCAGAGCAATTGTTCCAGCCTTACAAACCTGGAGGTCAGTGGCCCAGTACTGTTCAGTCAATGAAACCTGTACATTAGGAATGTGTGTAAGTGATGTAgataatcatattttattaaatgtttttattagtcCTGCACAGGTAATTATGTACAGTCTTCCAAGTATGATTAAAGCCCAGGTAGCAGAGTGTACATGACCAAGTCAACTCTACAGACAATGGCGACCAACCAAGATGGCTGGTAGTCATTAATTGTAGATGCGCAAGTGGTCAGAATATAAAGCAAAATCATTTTGATTTTGACTTCAACCATAATTGTAAGTGGTGCTTTATGTCTTTGTGCATGtgtcttcctgtttgtttgttttttacagagGTGATGGTGAAGGTTCATGTTGTGGATCTTAAGACTGAGACCATCACCACTCCAATCAGCATCCGGGCATACCTGAACCAGACCATCACTGAATTCAAACAGCTAATGGCACAGGTTCGCTACTCCTCTCTGCTTATATATTTACAGCTctatcttctcttctttccttaactttttattttaaacatcaacacaaaataATTGTCTTCTTTGGAAAACATTTCTCTATAGCCATTGTTATAGGGCTAAGTGCCAGTTTTGCAGACTTTAATTTTACACACCTGTTTCTTCACAGGCAACAGGGCTATGTGCAGAAACGATGCGTGTGGTTCTTGAGCGCTGCTATAATGACCTCCGGCTCCTCTATGTtccaaacaaaacactgaaagcaGAGGGTTTCTTCAGGAGTAACAAGGTCCATACATTGTTTGTCTTTTACTACATATGTGTTGCCATTGTGTGATGTCAGCTTTATGTAAAAAATTGGTACtcagaaaatatatttgaacTCTTCTTAACATTATGAAGTAAAATTTTTCAcctgttttgcattttgtttatttattaggTTTTTGTAGAGAGCTCCGAGTCAGCAGATCATCAAGTCGCTTTCACTGACTCACTCTTGTGGAAACTGTTGGATCGTCACGGGAATACGATCCGACTCCTGGTCTTGCTGCCTGAGCAGTCTCCTGGCACACTGGCCAACAGAACTCTTTGCCAAAAAGTAGGGGGTGACTCTGATGTGCCCTTTGAGGGGTCAAAGGGTAACAGGAAATCTGTGGAGGCCATCCTCGAGGAGAGCACTGAAAAGTTAAAGAATctgtctctgcagcagcagggaTCCAGCACCAGTGACAGCCAGAAAAGCTCTGATGCAAGCGACTTTGAACATATCGAATCCCCAACCCAAGAGGCCGACTCAAACTCTTCACTCTGCGTGGCTGCAGACAACAGAGAGTTGGAGAACCGGATCAGAGCAACAGCTGGGTGCAGCGGCGGTGCCTCCTCTGACCCAGAGAACCACTTTGCTTGTGAGGAGCGCTCGGACTCTGAGGTAAACAATGACCGCAGCACCAGCTCAGTGGACAGCGACATCCTGAGCTCCAGCCACAGTAGTGACACACTGTGTAATGCAGACAGCGGTCCTATCCAGCTGGCCAATGGCTTGGACTCTCACAGCATCACCAGTAGCCGTCGCTCCAAAGCCCATGAAGGCAAAAAAGAGACCTGGGACACTGCTGAGGAAGACTCTGGAACAGACAGCGAGTATGATGATAATGGGAAGAGCAAGTCAGAGGCTCAGTACCTGTACTTCAGAGTGGAGCCTTGTTCCCAGGATGACTCCTCCTGGgatgcacaaaaatgtatgaACCTATATTTATGATGCAGACTTAAGTAATTACTATCTTTAAGAAACATAATGCTATTTTATTGCAAACACCATCTTACAGTTCAAACTGAGCACTATTGACTAAATCGAGAGAGtaaaaaggagcaaaacaaaatgatcctgtgtttttctttctttaaagaggggtgttaaaaatgttaaattgttgtTTCCTGTGATCTCCTTCAGGTTTAGTGATTCATGTGGACAAGAGGATAACATTAGCAGCATTTAAGCAGAACCTGGAGCCCTACGTGGGCGTCACCTCAACACAGTTTAAGGTGTTTCGGGTTTATGCCAACAACCAGGAGTTTGAGAGTGTACGGCTCAATGAAACTCTGTCATCGTTCTCTGATGATAACAAGGTAAGGATCCATTTTCATGagtgattttgtttgatttttgtttgaGTTACTCAATACTTGATTATAATAGACTTGACTTAGACTAACTGACATTTCATTATGTTCCATAGATAACTATTCGACTAGGAAGAGCACTGAAAAAGGGTGAATACAGAGTGAAAGTGTATCAGCTACTAGTGAATGAAACCGAGGTAAGAACACAACTCATTTTCTGTTATTATCATCTATAAGATTGGGATTAAAATGACATGATTATGGTGATGAACATTGTGTTCCCTAGCCCTGCAAGTTCCTTGTGGACACAGTGTTTGCCAAGGGCATGACTGTCAGACAGTCAAAAGAGGAGCTGCTTCCTCAACTGAAAGAGCAGTGCAAGCTGGACCTCAGCATTGACCGGTAACCTCATACGTCGATGGACCACACATTAGTCATTGGTCAAATATAAAACGAGATAAAAGATGATATATAGGTGTGTACAAAacaagtggtgtgtgtgtgtgtgtgtgtgtgtgtgtgtgtgtgtgtgtgtgtgtgtgtgttcagggtccGTCTCAGGAAAAAGACATGGAAGAATCCTGGCACAGTAT
This genomic interval carries:
- the usp47 gene encoding ubiquitin carboxyl-terminal hydrolase 47, with product MEMVPSEENQFVPKEIQNAAEEPRVLCIIQDTTSAKTVNERLTLNLPASTTLSKLYEDVAHKAGYVNGTFDLAWGNTLDMAPLDHSSEMSLSDSGFEPGGKRNFLQLTDKDGEQPQTVSDESRTADSSGVDDSSQERFIGPLPRDSTAGCSGDYSSPSYSYSSILSKSDTGYVGLVNQAMTCYLNSLLQTLYMTPEFRNALYNWEFEESEEDPVTSIPYQLQRLFVLLQTSKKRAIETTDVTRSFGWDSSEAWQQHDVQELCRVMFDALEQKWKQTEQADLINQLYQGKLKDYVRCLECGYESWRIDTYLDIPLVIRPFGASQAYGSVEEALQAFIQPETLDGPNQYFCERCKKKCDARKGLRFLHFPYLLTLQLKRFDFDYTTMHRIKLNDRMTFPEELDMSPFIDVEDEKSPQTESCTDSGAENEGSCHSDQMSNDFSTDDCVDEGICLDSTGSTERVLKPKSLLTFELFSVMVHSGSAAGGHYYACIKSFSDGQWYSFNDQHVSKITQDDIRKTYGGSSGSRGYYSSAFASSTNAYMLIYRLKDPSRNAKYLAADDFPEHIKSLVQKEKESEEQEKRQREIERNTCKIKLFCMHPVKMMMESKLEVHKDKILREATEMAYKMMELEGVVPLDCCRLVKYDEFHEYLERSYEGEEDTPMGLLLGGVKSSYMFDLLLETRRPEQLFQPYKPGEVMVKVHVVDLKTETITTPISIRAYLNQTITEFKQLMAQATGLCAETMRVVLERCYNDLRLLYVPNKTLKAEGFFRSNKVFVESSESADHQVAFTDSLLWKLLDRHGNTIRLLVLLPEQSPGTLANRTLCQKVGGDSDVPFEGSKGNRKSVEAILEESTEKLKNLSLQQQGSSTSDSQKSSDASDFEHIESPTQEADSNSSLCVAADNRELENRIRATAGCSGGASSDPENHFACEERSDSEVNNDRSTSSVDSDILSSSHSSDTLCNADSGPIQLANGLDSHSITSSRRSKAHEGKKETWDTAEEDSGTDSEYDDNGKSKSEAQYLYFRVEPCSQDDSSWDAQKCLVIHVDKRITLAAFKQNLEPYVGVTSTQFKVFRVYANNQEFESVRLNETLSSFSDDNKITIRLGRALKKGEYRVKVYQLLVNETEPCKFLVDTVFAKGMTVRQSKEELLPQLKEQCKLDLSIDRVRLRKKTWKNPGTVFLDYHVYEEDISISSNWEVFLEVLNEPEKMKSMSQLAVLTRRWSPATMKLGPFQEVILESSSVEELKEKLSEVSDIPLENLEFAKGRGTFPCDISVLEIHHDLDWNPKVSTLNVWPLYICDDGAVVFYRDSTEEPMELSDDERNELMKKESSRLLKTGHRVSYSPRKEKALKIYLDGGPAKDPGQD